The Castellaniella sp. genome includes a window with the following:
- a CDS encoding putative Na+/H+ antiporter — MVSHTEVVASVLFAIAIIHTFSVPVFARLANKGGRHAGLWHLLSEVEAVFGVWACALFIWMAVALGVKGAVEYLDTRNFTEPAFVFVIMVVAASRPIIELVHLVVDGVARVLPVQAELARFFVIMTLVPLSGSLITEPAAMTLAALLLRQAYFRRPGQDGFKYLAVGVLFVNISIGGVLTAYAAPPVLMVAQTFGWDTAFMATHFGWRAVTAVLINGLVLTWLCRPFLLSGDIGGTQAQDDPRPPVSRVVMAVHVLFLIGVVLSSHHIKIFLALLVLFIGYAHAYKRHQSPLLLREGLMVGFFLAGLVVLGGLQQWWLQDLLGGLSPFVLFVGATALTALTDNAALTYLGSLVENTGELWRYMLVAGAVTGGGLTVIANAPNPAGFSILKGCFGDGTISPLRLLGAAAVPTLVAAIMFLIPTSFT, encoded by the coding sequence ATGGTCAGTCACACCGAAGTAGTGGCCAGTGTATTGTTTGCCATTGCTATCATCCACACGTTTTCGGTGCCGGTTTTTGCGCGCTTGGCGAACAAAGGCGGGCGTCATGCCGGTTTATGGCATTTATTGTCCGAGGTCGAGGCCGTGTTTGGCGTGTGGGCCTGTGCCTTGTTTATCTGGATGGCGGTGGCGCTGGGGGTCAAGGGGGCGGTCGAATACCTGGATACCCGTAATTTCACCGAACCTGCTTTTGTCTTCGTCATCATGGTGGTGGCCGCCAGTCGGCCCATCATCGAACTCGTCCATTTGGTGGTCGATGGCGTGGCCAGGGTACTGCCTGTGCAGGCAGAGCTCGCGCGCTTTTTTGTCATCATGACACTGGTGCCGCTGTCGGGTTCGCTCATCACCGAGCCCGCCGCCATGACGCTGGCGGCACTGCTCCTGCGACAGGCCTATTTTCGTCGTCCGGGACAGGATGGTTTCAAATATCTTGCCGTGGGGGTGCTGTTTGTCAATATCTCCATCGGCGGGGTGCTCACAGCCTATGCGGCACCGCCCGTGTTGATGGTCGCCCAGACCTTCGGCTGGGATACTGCATTCATGGCGACACATTTTGGCTGGCGGGCAGTCACCGCCGTATTGATTAACGGTCTGGTGCTTACTTGGCTATGTCGGCCCTTTTTGCTCAGTGGGGATATCGGCGGCACCCAGGCTCAGGATGATCCGCGTCCGCCCGTATCGCGGGTGGTGATGGCCGTGCATGTGTTGTTTCTGATCGGGGTGGTGCTGTCCTCGCATCACATCAAGATTTTCCTGGCGCTGCTGGTGCTGTTCATCGGTTACGCGCATGCCTATAAGCGCCACCAATCGCCTTTGTTGCTGCGTGAAGGCTTGATGGTGGGTTTCTTTCTGGCGGGCCTAGTGGTGCTGGGTGGCCTGCAGCAATGGTGGTTGCAGGATCTGCTGGGTGGCCTGTCGCCATTTGTACTGTTTGTAGGGGCCACGGCGTTGACTGCGTTGACCGATAACGCCGCCCTGACCTATCTGGGTTCGCTGGTCGAGAACACGGGCGAGCTCTGGCGCTATATGTTGGTGGCCGGCGCGGTGACCGGTGGCGGCCTGACAGTGATTGCCAATGCGCCCAATCCCGCAGGGTTTTCCATCCTCAAAGGCTGCTTTGGCGATGGCACGATCTCGCCGCTGCGGCTGCTGGGCGCGGCGGCGGTGCCGACGCTGGTGGCGGCCATCATGTTTTTGATACCCACCTCGTTTACCTAA
- a CDS encoding zinc ribbon domain-containing protein, with translation MPIYVYRCSHCGHQQDVLQKISDPRLTTCPSCGQEAYEKQVTAAGFRLKGSGWYETDFRGGTKSGSHSDGVLGSASPGASSEASGSATPAAGGGASTSQPGAASGSAAASS, from the coding sequence GTGCCTATTTATGTATATCGTTGCAGTCATTGCGGTCATCAGCAGGACGTATTGCAAAAGATTTCTGATCCGCGCTTGACCACCTGCCCGTCGTGCGGCCAGGAGGCCTACGAAAAACAGGTCACTGCAGCAGGCTTTCGCCTTAAGGGATCCGGCTGGTACGAAACCGATTTCCGGGGCGGCACCAAGTCCGGTTCGCATTCTGATGGGGTGTTGGGCTCGGCCTCTCCGGGGGCATCATCCGAGGCCTCGGGCAGTGCAACGCCTGCTGCGGGCGGGGGGGCGAGTACCTCCCAGCCCGGCGCTGCCAGCGGCTCTGCGGCAGCTTCCAGCTAA
- a CDS encoding PLP-dependent aminotransferase family protein — protein sequence MDMHINTPAVFSQRAMQLTSSAIREILKITERPEVISFAGGLPSPSGFPIAELRAAFDRVLDTQGATALQYGRTEGYTPLREWVAQDLSREGAPIDPEEVLIVSGSQQALDMLGKLFIDPGSKVLVEAPSYLGALQSFSLFQPQFQAVPTDAGGLVPDALDDALVRDARFIYVLPNFQNPTGLTLDRARRQALVERCAALGLPIIEDDPYGELRYAGQPQPGLLELGRPAGATVIRLGSFSKVLAPGMRLGYVVAPKAIISKLVQIKQATDLHTATVTQMAVYETVRDGFLQRHLPLVRDLYQRQCGYMLDALQQYFPADAQWTRPEGGMFIWVTLRDGMDTTQLLQQAIAKNVAFVPGAPFYAGVQAPTNTLRLSFVTVPEDRIRSGIQVLGQLIGPAGQS from the coding sequence ATGGACATGCACATCAATACTCCCGCCGTCTTCTCCCAACGCGCCATGCAGCTGACCAGCTCGGCCATCCGCGAAATTCTCAAGATCACCGAACGCCCAGAGGTCATTTCCTTTGCCGGTGGCTTGCCATCCCCTAGCGGTTTTCCGATTGCCGAACTACGTGCGGCCTTCGACCGCGTGCTGGATACTCAGGGCGCCACTGCCTTGCAGTATGGCCGCACCGAGGGCTATACCCCCCTGCGCGAATGGGTGGCCCAGGATCTTTCCCGCGAAGGCGCACCCATAGACCCCGAAGAAGTGCTGATTGTCTCGGGTTCCCAGCAGGCTCTGGACATGCTGGGCAAGCTCTTTATCGATCCGGGTTCCAAGGTTCTGGTCGAGGCGCCCAGCTATTTGGGGGCGCTGCAGTCATTTTCCCTGTTTCAGCCGCAGTTTCAGGCGGTCCCCACCGATGCGGGTGGCCTGGTGCCCGACGCCCTGGATGATGCGCTGGTGCGCGACGCCCGTTTTATTTATGTATTGCCTAATTTCCAGAACCCCACGGGGCTGACCCTGGACCGCGCCCGACGCCAGGCCCTGGTCGAACGCTGTGCGGCTCTGGGTCTGCCCATCATCGAGGACGATCCCTACGGCGAACTGCGCTATGCCGGCCAGCCTCAGCCTGGGCTGCTTGAGCTTGGCCGTCCGGCGGGTGCCACCGTCATCCGTCTGGGTTCCTTCTCCAAGGTGCTGGCCCCTGGCATGCGCCTGGGTTATGTCGTGGCCCCGAAAGCCATCATCAGCAAGCTCGTGCAAATCAAACAGGCGACTGATCTGCATACGGCCACGGTCACCCAGATGGCGGTTTATGAAACCGTGCGCGACGGGTTTTTACAGCGCCATCTGCCGTTGGTGCGCGATCTGTATCAGCGCCAATGCGGCTATATGTTGGACGCTCTACAGCAGTATTTTCCAGCGGATGCGCAGTGGACGCGCCCGGAGGGCGGCATGTTCATCTGGGTCACCCTGCGCGATGGCATGGATACCACGCAGCTGCTGCAGCAGGCCATTGCCAAAAATGTCGCTTTTGTGCCGGGTGCGCCGTTTTATGCCGGGGTTCAGGCGCCGACCAATACCTTGCGTCTCAGCTTCGTCACCGTGCCGGAAGATCGTATCCGCAGCGGCATTCAGGTGCTGGGCCAACTGATCGGTCCTGCAGGGCAGTCCTGA
- the ubiA gene encoding 4-hydroxybenzoate octaprenyltransferase gives MSGQPPDPARVQPAAPDLSDMRADDWVARWLPAAWGPYARLCRLDRPVGTWLTLLPALAALVQAADGWPTLWRLVVFSLGALLMRGVGCCFNDIFDRNFDHQVERTRFRPLTSGQLSLSAALWFVLAQLLVSGSLLLAINAYSRWLALALLPLVIIYPLCKRYTYWPQAVLGMAFNWGMLMAWTDTRDVLPWYGVAMWLGAVLWQIGYDAIYAYIDLRDDRRLGLKSVAMRFGNHGRFWIGGFYAVTAALWTAAGWGMGMDWPYYVVMAVIAGHFIWQMSLFDVHQPEHGLRLFRSNMQVGVLLIVAALAGTVLLV, from the coding sequence ATGTCGGGGCAGCCGCCCGATCCCGCGCGCGTCCAGCCTGCCGCTCCGGATCTGTCCGACATGCGTGCGGACGACTGGGTGGCGCGCTGGCTGCCGGCCGCCTGGGGGCCTTATGCCCGTCTGTGCCGTCTGGACCGGCCTGTGGGGACGTGGCTGACCCTGCTGCCGGCCTTGGCCGCGCTGGTGCAGGCTGCCGATGGCTGGCCGACCCTGTGGCGCCTGGTGGTGTTCTCGCTGGGGGCTTTGCTGATGCGCGGGGTGGGTTGCTGCTTCAATGATATTTTCGATCGAAACTTCGACCATCAGGTCGAGCGTACCCGCTTTCGGCCACTGACCAGTGGCCAGCTTAGTCTGTCGGCGGCTTTGTGGTTCGTGCTGGCCCAGCTGTTGGTCAGTGGCAGTCTGTTGCTGGCGATCAATGCCTATAGTCGCTGGCTGGCCTTGGCGCTGTTGCCGCTGGTGATTATCTACCCCTTGTGCAAACGCTATACCTATTGGCCGCAGGCCGTGCTGGGCATGGCATTCAACTGGGGCATGCTGATGGCCTGGACCGACACGCGCGACGTGCTGCCCTGGTATGGGGTGGCGATGTGGCTGGGGGCCGTGCTGTGGCAGATCGGCTATGACGCCATCTATGCCTATATCGATCTGCGCGATGACCGCAGGCTGGGTCTGAAATCGGTGGCCATGCGCTTTGGCAACCATGGCCGCTTCTGGATTGGTGGCTTTTATGCTGTGACCGCCGCGCTGTGGACCGCAGCGGGTTGGGGCATGGGCATGGACTGGCCATATTACGTGGTCATGGCCGTCATTGCGGGGCATTTTATCTGGCAGATGTCGCTGTTCGACGTGCATCAGCCCGAGCATGGCTTGCGTTTGTTTCGTTCCAATATGCAGGTGGGCGTCTTGCTGATCGTGGCGGCGCTGGCTGGCACGGTGCTGCTTGTTTAA
- a CDS encoding DUF502 domain-containing protein, whose translation MRFFKRYFITGLLIWLPLVATIWVLTVLARTLGSMVPAFLSPEALFGVAIPGFELALVLCIILFTGLFCANFIGSAILSRWEALLGRIPLVRSIYNSVKQVGDTVFAPNGQAFRQAVLVQYPRQGAWTIAFLTGVPCDEIAGRLVGDYVSIYVPTTPNPTSGFFLMMPRTDIQVLDMSVETALKYIVSMGVVAPSALTPPPTVRSASAAGDIAQ comes from the coding sequence ATGCGATTTTTCAAACGTTATTTCATCACAGGCCTGTTGATCTGGCTGCCATTGGTTGCCACGATCTGGGTGCTGACGGTGCTGGCGCGCACCCTGGGCTCTATGGTGCCGGCGTTTTTGTCGCCAGAGGCCTTGTTTGGGGTGGCGATCCCCGGCTTTGAACTGGCGCTGGTTCTCTGCATTATTCTGTTTACCGGCCTGTTTTGCGCCAATTTTATTGGCAGCGCCATTTTATCGCGTTGGGAAGCCTTGCTGGGGCGCATCCCCTTGGTGCGCTCCATTTATAATTCGGTCAAACAGGTCGGCGATACCGTCTTTGCCCCTAATGGTCAGGCCTTTCGCCAGGCCGTCTTGGTGCAGTATCCGCGCCAAGGGGCCTGGACGATTGCGTTTCTCACCGGTGTCCCCTGCGACGAAATCGCGGGTCGGCTGGTCGGAGACTATGTCAGCATCTATGTGCCGACCACGCCTAACCCGACTTCCGGCTTTTTTCTGATGATGCCGCGCACCGATATTCAGGTGCTGGACATGTCCGTTGAAACCGCCCTGAAATATATTGTTTCCATGGGGGTGGTGGCGCCATCCGCCCTGACACCACCGCCCACAGTGCGGTCGGCGTCGGCCGCTGGCGACATTGCCCAATAA
- a CDS encoding GMC family oxidoreductase: MADSAPSDTQLAFDYIVVGAGSAGCLLANRLSAKHRVLLLEAGGPDDWRWIHIPVGYLYCIGNPRTDWCYHTQPDPGLNYRSLGYPRGRVLGGSSSINGMLYLRGQAADYDHWAALGNPGWSWADVLPLFMAVEDHHAGASDFHGASGTWRVESQRLRWDVLDAFREAADQAGIPRTEDFNQGDNAGCNYFEVNQRRGVRWNAAKAFLHPVMGRENLQVLTDSRVERLEFSGRRATGVAFVQGGRRRHAQATREIILAAGAIGSPQLLQVSGIGPADRLRQLGVPVVHDLPGVGENLQDHLQLRMIYRLQGALTLNTLANAWWGKAWMGLQYALLRRGPLSMAPSQLGAFARSDPSRHRPNLEYHVQPLSLDKFGDPLHRFPAMTASVCNLQPSSRGYVRITSPNVADQPDILCNYLQTPDDRRVAADALRLTRHIMAQPALARYQPQEYLPGDAVQTQDALEACAGDIGTTIFHPVGTCKMGVDPLAVVDPTLKVRGVENLRVIDASIMPVITSGNTNSPTIMIAEKGARLILGGA, translated from the coding sequence ATGGCAGACTCCGCCCCCTCGGATACGCAACTCGCATTTGATTACATCGTCGTGGGGGCCGGATCAGCCGGTTGCCTGCTGGCCAACCGCCTGTCGGCCAAGCATCGTGTCTTGCTGCTTGAAGCCGGTGGCCCTGACGACTGGCGCTGGATTCATATCCCGGTCGGCTACTTATATTGCATCGGCAATCCCCGCACCGACTGGTGCTATCACACGCAGCCGGACCCCGGCCTCAATTATCGGTCGCTGGGCTATCCGCGCGGGCGGGTGCTGGGGGGGTCTTCATCCATCAATGGCATGCTGTATTTGCGGGGCCAGGCCGCCGACTACGACCACTGGGCGGCGCTGGGCAATCCCGGCTGGTCCTGGGCGGATGTGCTGCCCTTGTTCATGGCTGTCGAGGATCACCACGCCGGGGCCAGCGATTTCCATGGGGCGTCCGGTACCTGGCGGGTCGAGTCCCAGCGTCTGCGCTGGGATGTGCTGGATGCCTTTCGCGAGGCCGCCGACCAAGCTGGCATTCCCCGCACGGAAGACTTCAACCAGGGCGACAATGCCGGTTGCAATTACTTCGAGGTCAACCAGCGCCGCGGGGTGCGCTGGAATGCCGCCAAGGCCTTTTTGCATCCGGTCATGGGGCGGGAAAATCTTCAGGTACTGACCGATTCCCGCGTCGAGCGCCTGGAGTTCTCCGGTCGGCGTGCCACCGGCGTGGCCTTTGTCCAGGGGGGGCGACGTCGCCATGCCCAGGCCACCCGGGAAATCATTCTTGCCGCCGGGGCCATTGGTTCGCCTCAATTGCTGCAGGTTTCCGGGATTGGCCCGGCCGATCGCCTGCGTCAACTGGGGGTGCCGGTGGTGCATGACCTGCCGGGGGTCGGCGAAAACCTGCAGGATCATCTGCAACTGCGCATGATCTATCGTTTACAGGGGGCGCTGACGCTCAATACCCTGGCCAATGCGTGGTGGGGCAAGGCCTGGATGGGCCTGCAATACGCTCTGTTGCGCCGTGGGCCACTATCCATGGCGCCGTCGCAGCTGGGCGCTTTTGCCCGATCCGATCCCTCGCGTCACCGGCCCAATCTCGAATATCACGTCCAGCCGCTGTCACTGGATAAATTTGGCGATCCCTTGCATCGTTTTCCGGCCATGACCGCATCGGTCTGCAATCTGCAGCCCAGCAGCCGGGGTTATGTGCGCATCACGTCGCCCAACGTGGCCGACCAGCCCGATATACTCTGCAATTATCTGCAGACGCCCGATGATCGGCGGGTCGCCGCCGATGCCTTGCGCCTGACCCGTCACATCATGGCCCAGCCTGCGCTGGCACGTTATCAGCCCCAGGAATACCTGCCCGGCGATGCCGTGCAGACCCAGGATGCCCTGGAGGCCTGCGCAGGCGATATAGGCACCACGATTTTCCATCCGGTGGGGACATGTAAAATGGGTGTCGATCCGCTGGCGGTAGTCGACCCCACCTTAAAGGTGCGGGGGGTAGAAAACCTGCGGGTGATTGACGCATCCATCATGCCGGTCATCACCTCGGGCAATACCAATTCGCCCACCATCATGATTGCTGAAAAAGGCGCCCGCCTGATCCTGGGTGGCGCCTGA